Proteins from one Ficedula albicollis isolate OC2 chromosome 21, FicAlb1.5, whole genome shotgun sequence genomic window:
- the LOC101814184 gene encoding arylacetamide deacetylase-like 4 — MVLIAADHNFFEGEIPPDADQPAKLRFYHRLYTLMEILAKTLNHLGVVEEHTLIRLIMDGLPACWDSQLSIKDLHFDGVPVRIYLPRNPSASKRRGVIFIHGGCGIFGSFRSYERICRYIARKSDSVVVSVGYHLAPEHTYPAQTLECLAATVHFLKTAETYGVDPARVVVCGDSVGGTFTASVCQELGHRTDIPKIRAQVLIYPFLQALNFNLPSHQKNAAVAFLSRQRTVHFILKYLKKDCSLKEQILAGSHVPESTNLNYRKWINPDLIPDVFKLGYKPPLPALFSPRVHEEVPELLEPRFSPLLAEDAVVCGLPDTCIVTCEHDVLRDEGLLYKKRLEDNNVRVTWHHMEKGFHGVVAFFGYGIFSFPSSSTIMNHIVDFIKGY, encoded by the exons GCAAAGACCTTAAACCACTTGGGTGTCGTGGAGGAGCACACACTTATCAGACTGATCATGGATGGACTCCCAGCATGCTGGGATTCCCAGCTCTCCATTAAGGATCTGCATTTTGATGGGGTACCTGTGAGGATTTACCTCCCAAGAAATCCATCTGCAAGCAAACGGAGAGGAGTCATCTTCATCCATGGAGGATGTGGCATTTTTGGAAGCTTCA GAAGTTATGAAAGAATATGCCGGTACATAGCCAGAAAATCTGATTCAGTGGTTGTGTCTGTTGG TTATCATTTAGCACCTGAGCACACGTATCCAGCCCAGACTCTGGAATGTCTCGCTGCTACCGTGCACTTCCTGAAGACTGCAGAGACCTACGGGGTGGATCCTGCTCGGGTCGTTGTTTGTGGGGACAGTGTAGGGGGCACATTCACTGCCAGTGTTTGCCAAGAACTAGGGCACAGGACAGATATCCCAAAGATCCGTGCCCAGGTGCTGATCTATCCATTCCTCCAAGCACTGAACTTCAATCTGCCATCTCACCAGAAAAATGCTGCCGTTGCCTTCCTGTCCCGGCAGCGCACTGTCCATTTTATTCTCAAATACCTGAAAAAGGATTGCTCGCTGAAGGAACAAATTCTGGCTGGTTCTCACGTTCCTGAGAGTACAAATTTGAACTACAGGAAATGGATAAATCCAGATCTTATTCCAGACGTGTTTAAACTGGGCTATAAACCACCACTCCCCGCTTTGTTTTCACCTCGAGTCCATGAAGAAGTGCCAGAGCTGTTGGAGCCCCGGTTCTCCCCGCTGCTGGCAGAGGATGCTGTTGTTTGTGGCCTCCCTGACACCTGTATTGTCACCTGTGAGCACGATGTGCTCAGGGATGAGGGACTGTTGTACAAGAAACGCTTAGAGGACAACAACGTACGTGTGACCTGGCACCACATGGAAAAAGGCTTTCACGGTGTAGTGGCATTTTTCGGATAtggtattttctctttcccatcaTCAAGTACAATTATGAACCACATTGTAGACTTCATAAAAGgctattaa